One genomic region from Labeo rohita strain BAU-BD-2019 chromosome 7, IGBB_LRoh.1.0, whole genome shotgun sequence encodes:
- the LOC127167593 gene encoding GTPase IMAP family member 7, giving the protein MGASESSSEIKIVLLGKTGDGKSSSGNTILQKKVFMPNASPNSATKTSVRQDGTVNGRKLTVIDTPGPFDTSDRDDETIKTEIIRAITECAPGIDAFVIVLKVDRFTKQEIEIVKKIGEYCGEDTFKHAVVLFTHGEQLKGQTIEEFVQRSTKLQELVDKCGGRCHVIDNTYWKRCLYCPCSCGYKSNNFQVKNLLDTINEMVQVNGRYTNELMLTAEQEIQKEMKNENNGNLPSEERRERAKKNVFEKFVRRLAGVTTGILVGAFLGIGVAVASVVALLKGTNYSIACKGVSLGIAAAEAAAAAAGAGAGGAAAGAGVVAAKAGIATAAGAAALEAGVATGAGIGAAAGAGIAAGVLFGSAALAGAIGGGITGYNAAEQADSVLESIKNSAKANYEKSKRVVEKAEQLPLKARKKI; this is encoded by the exons ATGGGAG CCAGTGAGTCTTCatcagaaataaaaattgtgcTTCTTGGGAAAACAGGAGACGGCAAAAGCAGCTCTGGAAATACAATCCTCCAAAAAAAGGTTTTCATGCCCAACGCTTCACCAAATTCCGCAACAAAAACATCTGTAAGACAGGATGGGACAGTAAATGGAAGAAAGCTTACAGTTATTGACACACCTGGACCCTTTGACACGAGCGATCGTGATGATGAGACCATTAAAACCGAGATCATTAGAGCCATTACTGAATGCGCTCCGGGTATTGATGCTTTTGTCATTGTTCTGAAAGTTGACAGGTTCACAAAACAAGAAATTGAGATTGTGAAAAAAATCGGTGAGTACTGTGGAGAAGATACCTTTAAacatgcagtggttttattCACTCATGGCGAACAGCTAAAAGGTCAAACCATCGAAGAATTTGTTCAGAGAAGTACAAAACTCCAAGAGCTTGTCGATAAATGTGGAGGCCGCTGTCACGTCATCGACAACACATACTGGAAGCGATGTCTCTATTGCCCTTGCAGTTGTGGATACAAGAGTAATAATTTCCAGGTGAAAAATCTGCTGGATACCATAAATGAAATGGTGCAAGTGAACGGCCGCTACACCAATGAGCTGATGTTGACTGCAGAGCAAGAAATTCAAAAGgagatgaaaaatgaaaacaatggcAATTTACCTTCAGAAGAGAGACGTGAAAGAGCAAAgaagaatgtttttgaaaaatttgtCCGTCGGCTTGCGGGAGTGACCACAGGGATACTGGTTGGTGCTTTTCTAGGCATCGGTGTCGCAGTGGCCTCCGTGGTTGCTTTACTGAAAGGAACAAACTACAGCATAGCATGTAAAGGAGTGTCGCTGGGAATAGCAGCAGCAGAAgcggcagcagcagcagcaggagcAGGAGCAGGAGGAGCAGCAGCTGGAGCAGGAGTAGTAGCAGCAAAGGCAGGGATAGCAACAGCAGCCGGAGCCGCAGCACTGGAGGCAGGAGTTGCCACAGGCGCCGGCATAGGAGCAGCAGCTGGTGCAGGAATTGCTGCAGGTGTCCTATTTGGATCAGCAGCTCTTGCAGGAGCGATTGGTGGAGGAATCACTGGATACAACGCAGCAGAACAAGCTGATTCTGTTCTTGAATCTATTAAGAACTCAGCCAAAGCCAACTATGAGAAATCAAAAAGGGTTGTTGAAAAGGCAGAACAACTGCCACTTAAAGCACGTAAAAAGATTTAA
- the LOC127167956 gene encoding LOW QUALITY PROTEIN: uncharacterized protein LOC127167956 (The sequence of the model RefSeq protein was modified relative to this genomic sequence to represent the inferred CDS: inserted 1 base in 1 codon), whose product MSSIIQPQRRNSKDVPPRMASRHDATLMNPGPPALYQLNTERKYIDENQKKVKRWIYGRRDRNKQNKVILLVGETGAGKTTMINTMINYFLGVKFEDEEFYQITEEDDDIEESLTQTSEITVYEVFVEENPTSLTIIDTPGYANTEGYEKDGEISEYLIRLFSDEDGIHYIDAVCFVMKAFQNRLSGKEHYIFHSVLSLLGRDIENNIVFLLTHTDGRQPRDAISAIKKAQIPCRRDGKKQPIHFLFNNQQKEKRDKLCESVLKLALEMGQESMTEFFTLLEEKNRKSVQMTLDVLKERRRLKACVSNLKEQISESELKMKELTEIQEAIKEQRDKIEKCEHFQFTVKTAVKEKVTTDDEWWWSRNQTCCNVCEENCHKKCWEDPQSCEVMKKKHCTVCTGKCHYSDHVRENKKYVVKPKTITMTFHELKLEYERTGEKPKTSFDKKIYEHIANEHERNTREIENKTEXEKNLISDLETIKKEKSKLLREAYMTIVTLSEIALKADSAFTLQHLDFLIPRLKEEGEKEWMKNLEDLRKAGEEQKNKGALHLVMNFTGKKMNQFDNRATAATASSVHHHQRKTIDEPPEIIAGVIRLKDEFIELYERDHSQLQQCTERLCHIIKTFEKGYRWATEYSTFAGWTGIGAGAALVAGLALAPFTLGAFFAAVVLLILFSLWILINARFMSMSSSSDKRRQITQLRKGIESECKEFQDKITPMAEKMKDIHERTEKILGEQDVIRIEDVAELTKQMSETMLSIAAVHGGFSLVFNMFTAGNSRTLNDMDILAETPTDEEIDESEMNSEAGKFIVKMRKLINQLQNILDELEKTKDKLAVY is encoded by the exons ATGTCATCAATTATTCAGCCACAGCGGCGAAACAGCAAGGATGTTCCTCCCCGAATGGC ATCACGTCATGATGCCACCCTCATGAATCCTGGTCCTCCAGCACTTTACCAACTGAACACAGAACGAAAATATATTGATGAGaatcagaaaaaagtcaaacgATGGATATATGGAAGAAGAGACAGAAACAAGCAGAACAAAGTCATACTCCTGGTGGGAGAAACCGGCGCTGGGAAAACCACCATGATCAACACTATGATCAACTACTTCCTGGGAGTGAAGTTTGAGGATGAAGAGTTTTATCAAATCACAGAAGAAGACGACGACATAGAAGAGTCATTAACCCAGACATCTGAGATCACGGTTTATGAGGTGTTTGTTGAAGAAAACCCAACATCTCTGACCATCATTGACACTCCAGGATACGCAAACACTGAAGGATACGAGAAAGACGGAGAAATCTCAGAGTATCTGATCAGATTGTTTTCAGATGAGGATGGGATTCATTATATTGATGCAGTGTGTTTTGTGATGAAGGCGTTTCAGAATCGACTCTCTGGAAAAGAGCATTACATATTTCACTCAGTTCTGTCTCTGTTGGGTAGAGATATAGAGAACAACATAGTGTTtctactcacacacacagatggaCGTCAACCAAGAGATGCCATCAGTGCCATCAAGAAAGCCCAGATTCCCTGCAGAAGAGATGGGAAAAAACAACCTATTCACTTCTTATTCAACAAccagcagaaagagaaaagagacaAACTGTGTGAAAGTGTTTTGAAATTAGCCTTGGAAATGGGACAAGAAAGCATGACTGAGTTCTTCACACTCCTGgaagaaaagaacagaaaaagtgTTCAGATGACATTAGATGTTCTGAAAGAGAGGAGACGACTTAAGGCCTGTGTCTCTAATCTGAAGGAGCAAATCTCTGAGAGCGAGTTAAAGATGAAAGAACTGACTGAGATACAGGAAGCTATTAAAGAGCAAAGAGACAAGATTGAGAAATGTGAACACTTTCAGTTTACAGTCAAAACTGCTGTCAAAGAAAAAGTCACCACAGACGATGAATGGTGGTGGAGCAGAAACCAAACGTGCTGCAATGTCTGTGAGGAAAACTGTCATAAGAAATGCTGGGAGGATCCCCAAAGCTGTGaagtcatgaaaaaaaaacactgcactgTTTGCACAGGAAAGTGTCATTACAGTGATCATGTCagagagaataaaaaatatgtggTGAAGCCAAAAACCATCACTATGACATTTCATGAGCTTAAACTGGAGTATGAACGCACTGGTGAAAAGCCTAAAACCAGCtttgataaaaaaatctatGAACATATTGCAAATGAACACGAAAGAAATACAAGAGAAATTgagaataaaacag aagaaaaaaatctgatcagTGATTTGGAGacgattaaaaaagaaaagtccaAACTGCTGCGGGAAGCTTACATGACCATCGTGACTCTGTCCGAAATCGCATTAAAAGCAGACAGCGCTTTCACTCTTCAACATCTGGATTTCTTGATTCCCAGACTGAAGGAGGAGGGAGAAAAAGAATGGATGAAGAACCTGGAGGATCTGAGGAAAGCTGGAGAAGAGCAGAAGAACAAGGGGGCATTACATCTTGTGATGAATTTCACTGGCAAAAAAATGAACCAGTTTGACAATCGTGCAACAG CAGCAACGGCATCATCTGTTCATCACCACCAGCGCAAAACCATCGATGAACCTCCCGAAATAAT aGCTGGAGTTATTCGTCTCAAAGATGAATTTATTGAACTCTACGAGAGAGATCACTCTCAGCTCCAGCAGTGCACAGAGAGACTGTGTCATATcatcaaaacatttgaaaaaggTTACAGATGGGCTACTGAATACTCTACATTTGCAGGATGGACGGGAATAGGTGCAGGTGCTGCTTTAGTTGCAGGGTTAGCTTTAGCTCCATTTACTCTGGGGGCTTTTTTTGCTGCTGTTGTTCTTCTTATTCTTTTCTCTCTATGGATACTCATAAATGCTCGATTCATGAGTATGAGCAGCAGCTCTGATAAAAGGCGCCAGATAACACAATTAAGAAAAGGCATTGAATCTGAATGCAAGGAATTTCAGGATAAAATCACCCCTATGGCTGAAAAGATGAAAGACATTCATGAGCGTACTGAGAAAATTTTGGGAGAGCAAGATGTCATACGGATAGAAGACGTTGCTGAACTGACTAAGCAGATGTCTGAAACAATGCTTTCAATTGCAGCAGTCCACGGCGGGTTCAGCCTTGTGTTTAACATGTTCACAGCTGGAAATAGCAGGACGCTCAATGACATGGACATACTAGCAGAAACACCCACAGATGAGGAAATAGACGAAAGCGAGATGAACTCTGAGGCTGGGAAATTCATtgttaaaatgagaaaattaattaatcagttACAGAACATTCTTGATGAACTTgagaaaacaaaagacaaattaGCAGTTTATTAG